A window of Triticum urartu cultivar G1812 unplaced genomic scaffold, Tu2.1 TuUngrouped_contig_5022, whole genome shotgun sequence contains these coding sequences:
- the LOC125528664 gene encoding uncharacterized protein LOC125528664: MKKVKRWKKKRRLIPISTDRYKRKLLGFFSTYDQTEDIFVFLRLVAASWLCLHRADYTEDIPGLGEDDSVADWCLQHVTPRRAVAGRAQMWALAAALQVSLVLVQLNEEAPDDVYVSPGADAACVHVLFTINHYDILYPI; encoded by the exons ATGAAGAAAGTAAAGAGATGGAAGAAAAAACGCAGATTGATCCCCATATCAACTGACAG GTACAAGCGgaaacttctcgggttcttcaGCACTTACGATCAAACAGAAGACA TTTTTGTTTTCCTCAGATTAGTAGCAGCTAGCTGGTTGTGCTTGCACAGGGCGGACTATACAGAGGATATACCTGGACTTGGAGAAGATGACAGTGTGGCAGAT TGGTGCTTACAGCACGTTACTCCACGCCGCGCGGTGGCGGGCCGTGCTCAGATGTGGGCCTTGGCGGCTGCGCTTCAGGTGTCCCTCGTGCTCGTGCAACTCAATGAGGAAGCGCCTGATGATGTGTACGTTAGTCCCGGAGCTGACGCTGCGTGTGTGCACGTGCTGTTCACGATCAACCACTATGACATCCTCTACCCAATATAA